A genomic window from Tolypothrix sp. PCC 7910 includes:
- a CDS encoding DUF1565 domain-containing protein gives MSSILFPKYRKSHILPAAQVAKVDRPSSLVELGLFKVFRSSILCFSVGIGVACITLLGTSLSSVIAQVPPVSDKASSQANVLYVNSSSGNDQQGNGTESAPLKTITQALQKASTNTVIMLSAGTYSAETGEAFPLILRSGISIQGDVSNQGRGVIIQGGGEYLSKSLGSQNISIIAASQVNLTGVTVTNPNRRGYGLWIESSNPVVSQNTFTGNTQDGVFVTGNAAPTISQNSFDSNGANGITIAGSSQAQVKDNTFQQTGFGINIAQNAAPTIVSNQIQNNRAGIIVQANARPILRNNIIEGNKEDGIVAIAQAMPDLGTDSEAGGNQFRNNARYDINASAAKQVIAAFGNTLTNSRVAGKVDLQAPRTLLARNVPSAEGGPEIAPTNGEITFSAPGASDTPNEVTVPTSPNSNAANNMSIGKLNPQLLPLQPANTSRLVPKVNTQPARVATPSAVPGFPVPSSLAGTAATQRASVPTAPATSADTPQLNYVQINPSAIEFTAPQSPFDPQAQPATPRNTRAKKPPAPSNLLPVPNSNIPIGNTRNMRRVPVPQGNLRGNYGNDSPNTVAPMGNPLPNPVAPMNAPLPNTVPQIDNSPLPNTVAPTNSPLPAGVSPMSNTPIPSNGIPMSARYRVLVEVATQKDMEFVQSLVPTAFFTVSQGRNLMQAGVFSNRYNADTMLKTLNSNGLRAIIEVLN, from the coding sequence ATGTCCTCTATATTATTTCCTAAATATCGTAAGTCACATATTCTACCAGCAGCACAGGTTGCAAAGGTTGATCGACCATCTTCTTTAGTAGAACTGGGACTGTTTAAAGTTTTTCGTTCATCTATATTATGTTTTAGCGTTGGGATCGGAGTAGCTTGTATCACTTTGTTAGGAACAAGCCTGAGCAGTGTTATTGCTCAAGTACCACCTGTGAGTGACAAAGCAAGCTCTCAGGCGAATGTACTGTATGTCAATTCTAGTAGCGGAAATGACCAACAAGGTAATGGTACTGAAAGTGCTCCTTTAAAAACCATTACCCAAGCGTTGCAAAAAGCTAGTACTAATACTGTGATTATGCTCTCCGCAGGTACTTACAGTGCGGAAACAGGAGAAGCATTTCCCTTGATTTTACGTTCAGGTATTTCCATTCAAGGGGATGTAAGCAATCAAGGTAGAGGCGTGATTATTCAGGGAGGTGGTGAATACCTCAGCAAGAGTTTAGGTAGTCAAAATATCAGTATAATTGCCGCCAGCCAAGTCAATTTAACTGGCGTAACAGTAACAAATCCCAATCGTCGTGGTTATGGTTTGTGGATCGAATCTAGTAACCCCGTAGTTTCACAGAATACATTTACAGGTAATACCCAAGATGGGGTATTTGTAACTGGCAATGCCGCTCCGACTATTAGCCAGAACAGCTTTGACAGTAACGGTGCCAATGGGATTACCATTGCAGGTAGTTCCCAAGCTCAAGTCAAGGATAATACTTTTCAACAAACAGGCTTTGGAATAAATATTGCCCAAAATGCTGCGCCGACAATTGTTAGCAATCAAATTCAGAATAATAGAGCCGGGATCATAGTTCAAGCTAACGCCCGCCCCATTTTGCGGAATAATATCATTGAAGGTAATAAAGAAGATGGTATAGTTGCGATCGCCCAAGCAATGCCAGATTTAGGCACTGATTCCGAAGCTGGTGGCAATCAATTCCGCAACAATGCTCGCTACGACATTAACGCCAGTGCTGCAAAACAAGTAATTGCTGCTTTTGGTAATACTCTTACCAACAGTCGCGTTGCAGGTAAAGTAGATTTACAAGCTCCCAGAACATTATTAGCTCGAAATGTACCATCGGCTGAAGGCGGGCCGGAAATTGCACCTACTAATGGGGAAATCACCTTTTCTGCTCCTGGTGCCTCAGATACCCCCAACGAGGTAACTGTACCAACTTCACCCAACAGCAATGCTGCCAATAACATGAGTATTGGCAAATTAAATCCTCAACTATTACCCTTGCAACCAGCTAATACATCTCGTCTGGTTCCAAAGGTGAATACACAACCAGCAAGGGTAGCAACTCCCTCAGCAGTTCCTGGGTTTCCTGTTCCTAGCAGCTTGGCAGGTACAGCCGCTACACAAAGAGCAAGTGTGCCTACTGCACCAGCAACTTCGGCTGATACACCACAGTTAAATTACGTGCAGATTAATCCCAGTGCGATCGAGTTTACTGCACCTCAATCACCATTTGATCCCCAAGCACAGCCAGCCACACCCAGAAATACCAGAGCTAAAAAGCCCCCAGCACCATCAAATCTTTTGCCTGTACCTAATTCCAATATCCCTATAGGCAATACTCGTAATATGCGGAGAGTGCCAGTACCACAAGGTAATCTCCGCGGAAATTATGGCAATGACTCGCCTAATACTGTCGCTCCAATGGGTAATCCATTACCCAATCCTGTGGCTCCCATGAATGCCCCATTGCCTAACACTGTTCCTCAAATAGATAACAGTCCATTACCAAATACTGTTGCTCCCACAAACAGCCCATTACCTGCTGGTGTCAGTCCCATGAGTAATACACCAATACCGAGTAATGGTATTCCGATGAGCGCACGTTACCGCGTATTAGTAGAAGTAGCAACTCAAAAGGATATGGAATTTGTACAATCCCTTGTCCCGACTGCCTTTTTTACAGTCTCCCAAGGGCGCAACCTCATGCAAGCCGGAGTATTTAGCAATCGCTATAACGCCGATACCATGCTAAAAACACTTAATAGCAATGGGTTGAGGGCAATTATTGAGGTGTTGAATTAA
- a CDS encoding pyridoxamine 5'-phosphate oxidase family protein: MAKLFDCITEELQEFIAAQHIFFVGSAPLSSTGHVNLSPKGLESFRILSSNRVGYLDLTGSGNETSAHLQENGRITFLFCAFQEPAKILRLYGQGYTIVAGSPEWDAFAPLFPPLPGGRQIIIADIERVQTSCGFGVPLYEYQGQRDTLVNWATKKGEQGVKEYQQQKNLTSIDGLPTPLSNLP; the protein is encoded by the coding sequence ATGGCTAAACTATTTGACTGTATCACTGAGGAATTACAAGAATTTATTGCTGCCCAGCATATTTTTTTTGTAGGTAGTGCGCCTTTAAGTTCTACAGGACACGTTAACTTATCGCCCAAAGGTTTAGAAAGTTTTCGCATCCTTTCTTCTAACCGTGTAGGCTATTTAGATTTGACAGGTAGTGGTAACGAAACCTCAGCCCATCTGCAAGAAAATGGGCGAATTACTTTTCTGTTTTGTGCTTTTCAAGAACCTGCCAAGATTTTGCGGTTATACGGGCAGGGATATACGATTGTAGCAGGTTCCCCAGAGTGGGATGCTTTTGCGCCTCTGTTTCCTCCCTTACCTGGAGGTCGTCAAATTATTATCGCTGATATTGAACGTGTGCAAACTTCTTGTGGCTTTGGCGTGCCACTTTATGAATATCAAGGCCAACGCGATACTTTAGTTAATTGGGCAACTAAAAAAGGCGAACAAGGAGTTAAAGAATATCAACAGCAGAAAAATCTCACCAGCATTGATGGTTTACCCACTCCACTGAGCAATTTACCTTAA
- a CDS encoding YbjN domain-containing protein has translation MTSYQETLPNNALVEDLIVETASINHVEVIENVIDSLEQDDSAMVSQTPDGNYLWKFKYGSVEVFVQLSGTSDEDTITVWSAVLKLPAKNEPELMRYLLELNCSSTFEARFGIIENQVVVISTRTLAELSPGEVSRLITIVATIADNNDEALQSKFGAA, from the coding sequence ATGACAAGTTACCAAGAAACCCTACCCAACAACGCACTCGTCGAGGATCTCATTGTGGAAACGGCGAGTATTAACCATGTAGAAGTTATTGAAAATGTCATCGATAGCTTGGAACAAGATGACAGTGCAATGGTTAGCCAAACTCCAGACGGTAATTATCTCTGGAAATTTAAATACGGCAGTGTGGAAGTCTTTGTCCAACTTAGTGGTACAAGTGATGAGGATACAATCACGGTTTGGTCTGCAGTATTGAAGTTACCTGCGAAAAATGAACCGGAATTGATGCGATATTTACTAGAGTTAAACTGTAGCAGCACCTTTGAAGCACGTTTCGGCATTATTGAAAACCAAGTTGTCGTCATCTCCACACGTACACTAGCAGAATTATCCCCCGGCGAAGTCTCTCGCCTAATTACAATTGTGGCAACCATCGCAGATAACAACGACGAAGCCTTACAATCTAAGTTCGGCGCAGCATAA
- a CDS encoding GlsB/YeaQ/YmgE family stress response membrane protein: protein MNIIAWIVLGLIAGAIAKAIYPGHQGGGILGTILLGIIGAFIGGSLGIFFTTGTLALTAPTLSITGIIVAVIGALIAVFLWNLLNRSAV from the coding sequence ATGAACATAATTGCTTGGATTGTTTTAGGTCTAATTGCTGGTGCGATCGCGAAGGCTATCTATCCAGGTCATCAGGGTGGCGGAATCCTCGGAACCATACTGCTAGGAATCATCGGTGCTTTTATTGGCGGTAGTTTAGGCATATTCTTTACTACGGGGACGCTTGCCTTAACAGCTCCGACTCTTAGCATTACTGGTATCATTGTTGCTGTGATTGGCGCACTTATCGCTGTTTTCCTGTGGAACTTATTGAACCGTAGTGCTGTCTAG
- a CDS encoding cyclic peptide export ABC transporter yields the protein MNLIYFLLRSSWGLVAIAIVTGFLSGGSSAGLIALISSAANPSTSTPLTTIAWGFVGLAIVALVTSIISQVMLVRLSQNAILQLRMGLSHQILGSELSHLEHLGNPRLLATLTEDVQAVANAVYIIPFLCIDVSMVLGCLVYITWLSWVVLLSVIVLMLVGVGSCQWLLNRGGKLLALAREDQDVLFKHLGTLTGGVKELKLNYQRRQIFLTKSLQTTADNFRHHNVQGLTVFATTTSWGKLLFFFAMGFLLFALPKLLTINPQTLSGFILTFTYLMLPMDNIISNLPQISKADVALQKIESLGLSLASRAEVSTVPPKFKSSWQSLQIKGVSHTYYTDKEDSSFILGPIDLKLSPQELVFIVGGNGSGKSTLAKLITGLYIPEKGEILLDGEVINEQNREWYRQHFSVVFSDFYLFDELLGIENSNLDIQATKYLKQLQLDHKVKVENGKLSTTSLSQGQRKRLALLTALLEDRPIYLFDEWAADQDPLFKEIFYTQLLAEMRAKGKTVIAISHDDRYFHLADRVIKLDYGKIEYDHEYGK from the coding sequence ATGAATCTGATTTATTTTCTTTTACGTTCTTCATGGGGACTAGTTGCGATCGCGATCGTTACTGGATTCCTGAGTGGTGGTAGTAGTGCGGGATTAATTGCCCTCATTAGTTCTGCCGCTAATCCCAGTACCTCTACACCCCTGACAACTATAGCTTGGGGTTTTGTTGGGTTAGCTATAGTTGCATTAGTTACCAGTATCATTTCTCAGGTGATGTTGGTTCGCCTCTCACAAAATGCCATCTTGCAATTACGGATGGGTTTAAGCCATCAGATACTGGGTTCGGAGTTAAGTCATTTAGAACATTTAGGTAATCCTCGACTATTAGCAACTCTCACAGAGGATGTGCAAGCGGTAGCTAATGCGGTGTATATAATTCCTTTCCTCTGCATTGATGTATCAATGGTTTTAGGTTGTCTGGTATATATTACTTGGCTCTCTTGGGTAGTCCTTCTCTCTGTGATAGTTTTGATGCTGGTAGGTGTAGGCAGCTGCCAATGGTTGTTGAATAGAGGCGGTAAATTACTGGCTTTGGCACGTGAGGATCAAGATGTTTTGTTTAAGCATTTGGGTACTCTCACTGGGGGAGTTAAAGAACTCAAACTTAATTATCAGCGCCGTCAAATATTTTTAACAAAAAGCCTACAAACAACAGCCGATAATTTTCGGCATCACAATGTTCAAGGTCTAACAGTATTTGCTACCACTACTAGCTGGGGAAAGCTGTTATTTTTTTTCGCAATGGGTTTTTTACTCTTTGCATTACCTAAATTACTAACTATTAATCCACAAACTCTCTCTGGCTTCATCTTGACTTTTACTTATTTGATGTTGCCAATGGACAATATTATTAGCAACTTGCCTCAAATTAGTAAAGCTGATGTAGCTTTACAGAAGATAGAATCTCTAGGTTTATCCTTAGCTAGCCGTGCGGAAGTATCGACAGTGCCACCTAAGTTTAAATCTTCTTGGCAAAGTCTACAAATAAAGGGAGTTAGCCATACATATTATACAGATAAAGAAGATAGTAGCTTCATTCTTGGCCCTATTGACTTAAAACTATCTCCGCAAGAATTGGTATTTATTGTTGGCGGTAATGGTAGCGGTAAATCGACTCTGGCAAAATTGATTACTGGACTCTACATCCCCGAAAAAGGAGAGATTTTATTAGATGGGGAGGTAATTAACGAACAAAATAGAGAATGGTATCGCCAGCATTTTTCTGTAGTGTTTTCTGATTTCTATTTATTTGATGAGCTTTTAGGAATAGAAAATTCTAATTTGGATATTCAAGCCACTAAATACCTCAAGCAACTACAACTAGACCATAAAGTAAAAGTAGAGAATGGCAAACTTTCTACCACATCTCTTTCTCAAGGTCAGCGTAAAAGGCTAGCTTTACTTACAGCTTTATTAGAAGATAGACCAATTTATTTATTTGATGAATGGGCAGCAGATCAAGACCCATTATTTAAAGAAATATTTTACACTCAGCTATTAGCTGAAATGAGAGCTAAAGGTAAAACGGTGATAGCAATTAGCCACGACGATCGCTATTTTCATTTAGCGGATCGGGTAATCAAATTAGACTACGGCAAAATTGAGTATGACCATGAGTATGGCAAATAA
- a CDS encoding DUF4336 domain-containing protein: MAHDERAGSAELIHPKDFSWFFWFTLPLYPYGERRTIRKEVIKDTIWTFDQMQGIFYVVVPIRMTIVKLEAGGLLVYAPVAPTPECIRLVNELVAEHGDVKYIILPTISGLEHKVFVGPFARFFPQAQVCVAPSQWSFPLNLPLSWLGLPRKRTQILPADSKNTPFADEFDYAILGPIELGPGRFAEVAFFHKRSQSLLVTDAVISVPEEPPAIVQLDSYPLLFHAKDNTGDIVADNQANRRKGWQRISLFALYFRPSVLNIPGFGEVLRDANKAPERSKKAYFGLYPFKWQADWQRSFDALRGDGRLFVAPILQTLILNRAPQETIDWADKVASWNFEWIIPCHFDAPIKAQPHQFRQAFSFLEKQPISAGLMNNNSYPLLPDDFKTLQEIDESLNKFGIVPPARDKV; encoded by the coding sequence GTGGCTCATGATGAACGTGCTGGAAGCGCAGAACTAATTCATCCAAAGGACTTTTCGTGGTTTTTCTGGTTTACTTTGCCACTCTACCCATACGGGGAACGGCGAACTATTCGTAAAGAAGTTATCAAAGATACAATCTGGACTTTTGACCAAATGCAGGGCATTTTCTATGTTGTGGTGCCCATTCGCATGACTATTGTGAAGCTAGAAGCTGGGGGTCTTTTGGTATATGCTCCAGTTGCACCAACTCCAGAGTGTATCCGATTAGTCAATGAATTAGTGGCAGAACATGGTGATGTCAAGTATATTATTTTGCCAACTATCTCAGGATTAGAACACAAGGTTTTCGTCGGCCCCTTTGCGAGATTCTTTCCACAAGCACAGGTTTGTGTTGCTCCCAGCCAGTGGAGTTTTCCGTTAAATCTGCCACTCAGTTGGCTGGGTTTACCCCGCAAACGAACTCAAATACTTCCCGCAGACAGCAAAAATACACCTTTTGCCGATGAGTTTGACTATGCAATACTCGGCCCCATAGAATTAGGCCCTGGTAGGTTTGCAGAAGTGGCATTTTTCCACAAGCGATCGCAAAGTTTATTAGTTACAGATGCGGTAATATCTGTTCCAGAAGAACCACCTGCGATCGTGCAATTAGACTCATATCCCTTGTTATTCCATGCTAAAGATAATACAGGCGACATCGTTGCAGATAATCAAGCAAACCGCCGTAAAGGATGGCAAAGGATTTCGCTGTTTGCATTATATTTCCGCCCCAGCGTGTTAAATATCCCTGGATTCGGTGAAGTATTGCGCGATGCTAACAAAGCCCCAGAACGTTCTAAAAAAGCTTATTTCGGTTTATATCCTTTCAAATGGCAAGCTGATTGGCAACGTTCATTTGATGCCCTCAGAGGCGATGGACGTTTATTTGTAGCGCCAATTTTACAGACTCTCATTCTCAACCGCGCACCCCAGGAAACTATTGACTGGGCTGATAAAGTAGCAAGTTGGAATTTTGAATGGATTATTCCTTGCCATTTTGATGCCCCAATTAAAGCGCAACCGCATCAATTTCGCCAAGCATTCTCATTCCTAGAAAAGCAGCCAATAAGTGCAGGTTTAATGAATAATAACAGTTATCCTTTACTGCCAGATGATTTTAAAACTCTTCAAGAAATTGACGAGAGTTTAAATAAATTTGGAATTGTACCGCCAGCGAGGGATAAAGTTTAG
- a CDS encoding aromatic ring-hydroxylating dioxygenase subunit alpha: MSSVFETLQSRDVRQLGINPNHWYVVARSSEVTNQPVGVVIWQQAIALYRDSSGKVHALEDRCPHRQVKLSHGQVVGNDLECAYHGWRFDASGECSAVPYLAENQKLPSCKIRRYQVKEQDGFIWLFPGNAEPSVEPLGLPEWEHLNYIATVSVINCNAHYSYLIENLMDMYHGHLHQDLQAWASAALQDIDEDTNRVDAHYTAQSYYKIDKIWSISQLFFPVLRRLHPEPLDVSYVYPHWVSTLGKDFKIYCLLCPISATQTKAYLIHFTSLNAFWRLHKLPVWFRRFVKDSLFGAAQKLLDGLVIQDVKMIEEEQQAYLQNPERRNYELNRALVSVQRLMRIQAEKID; encoded by the coding sequence ATGTCTTCTGTGTTTGAAACTCTGCAAAGTCGTGATGTTCGTCAGTTGGGTATTAACCCCAATCACTGGTATGTAGTTGCTCGTAGTAGTGAAGTCACAAATCAGCCTGTAGGTGTGGTAATTTGGCAGCAGGCGATCGCGCTTTATCGAGATAGTAGCGGCAAAGTTCACGCTTTAGAAGACCGTTGTCCCCACCGCCAAGTTAAACTCAGTCATGGACAAGTCGTTGGTAATGACTTGGAATGTGCTTATCACGGTTGGCGCTTCGATGCATCAGGTGAATGTTCAGCAGTTCCCTACCTAGCAGAAAATCAAAAACTCCCAAGTTGTAAAATTCGCCGTTACCAAGTCAAAGAACAAGACGGTTTTATTTGGCTGTTTCCTGGAAATGCAGAACCATCTGTAGAACCCCTGGGTTTACCAGAATGGGAACATCTTAATTACATTGCCACAGTTTCAGTTATTAACTGTAATGCTCATTATTCTTATTTAATTGAAAACCTGATGGATATGTATCACGGACATTTACATCAGGATTTGCAAGCTTGGGCATCAGCAGCTTTACAAGATATTGACGAAGATACTAATCGCGTAGATGCTCATTATACAGCCCAAAGTTACTATAAAATAGATAAAATTTGGTCAATATCTCAGCTATTTTTCCCAGTATTGCGGCGATTACATCCCGAACCATTAGATGTTAGCTATGTTTATCCTCACTGGGTTTCCACATTAGGAAAAGATTTTAAAATTTACTGTCTGCTTTGTCCAATCAGCGCAACACAAACAAAAGCCTATTTAATACATTTCACATCATTAAATGCCTTTTGGCGATTACACAAATTACCTGTGTGGTTTCGCCGCTTTGTCAAAGATAGTTTATTTGGTGCAGCGCAAAAGTTACTTGATGGTTTGGTAATTCAAGATGTGAAGATGATTGAAGAGGAACAGCAAGCTTATTTGCAGAATCCAGAAAGGCGGAATTATGAGTTAAATCGAGCCTTGGTTAGCGTGCAAAGGCTAATGAGAATTCAGGCTGAAAAGATAGATTAA
- a CDS encoding GNAT family N-acetyltransferase: MDYVISPLTPEDEPFLWRMLYEAAHLAEEGNLTMEDLMHHPDLAKYVKNWDYEKDTGYVATLLPSYQPVGAAWLRLLTEENKGYGYVNDQTPELAIAVLPEYRNHGIGTQLLHHLLAIAPAYYPSISLSIRSSNPALHLYQRLGWQVVEGIEIINRVGGTSFIMKIDFDK, from the coding sequence ATGGATTATGTAATTAGCCCACTTACTCCGGAAGATGAGCCTTTTTTGTGGCGGATGCTGTATGAAGCGGCGCATTTAGCAGAAGAGGGCAATTTGACAATGGAAGATTTGATGCATCATCCAGATTTAGCAAAATATGTTAAAAATTGGGATTATGAAAAAGATACGGGTTATGTTGCTACCTTATTACCCAGCTATCAACCCGTAGGGGCTGCATGGTTGCGGTTACTAACAGAGGAAAATAAGGGATATGGATATGTTAATGACCAAACTCCCGAACTTGCGATCGCAGTTCTCCCTGAATATAGAAATCATGGCATAGGTACCCAGTTACTTCATCATTTATTAGCGATCGCACCAGCCTATTACCCATCCATATCACTCAGCATTAGAAGCTCAAATCCTGCTTTACATTTATATCAGCGATTGGGCTGGCAAGTAGTCGAGGGGATTGAAATTATCAACCGTGTAGGTGGTACTTCTTTCATTATGAAAATTGATTTTGATAAATAA
- a CDS encoding 1-aminocyclopropane-1-carboxylate deaminase/D-cysteine desulfhydrase, with the protein MYSFAQPPTIQPIASAITRQAGVDLSVLRLDVMHPSVNGNKWFKLKYNLLEARQKNFTTLLTFGGAYSNHIYATAAAGNLFGFRTIGVIRGEEHLPLNPTLSFAAQQGMQIVYIDRQKYRQRYTTELQAELKERFGEVFIIPEGGGNLNGVLGCMEILSGAGEFWKQQFDTVCVACGTGSTLAGIVLSLQQGQRVIGFPALKNGEFLAEEIESFLKNYRASGLPKTNDAIASWELICNYHMGGYAKVNDELLLFTQQFTQEHGIPLDYVYTAKMFYGVMDLLKQGFFPPGARLLLIHTGGLQGNLGKV; encoded by the coding sequence ATATATTCATTCGCACAACCTCCTACCATACAACCGATTGCTAGTGCAATTACTCGACAAGCTGGTGTTGATTTGTCTGTGCTACGTCTCGATGTTATGCATCCATCGGTGAATGGTAATAAGTGGTTTAAGTTGAAGTACAACCTATTAGAGGCTAGACAGAAAAATTTTACGACACTGCTGACCTTTGGTGGAGCTTATTCTAATCACATCTATGCTACTGCGGCGGCGGGAAATCTTTTTGGTTTTCGCACTATTGGTGTGATTCGTGGGGAAGAACATTTACCCTTGAACCCTACACTGAGTTTTGCGGCTCAGCAAGGTATGCAAATTGTCTATATTGACCGTCAGAAATATCGACAGCGATATACAACAGAATTGCAAGCAGAATTAAAAGAACGCTTTGGTGAGGTGTTCATTATTCCCGAAGGTGGCGGGAATTTGAATGGTGTGCTGGGGTGTATGGAGATATTATCGGGGGCTGGGGAATTTTGGAAGCAGCAGTTTGATACTGTATGTGTGGCTTGTGGTACGGGCAGTACTTTGGCAGGAATTGTACTGTCATTGCAACAAGGACAGCGGGTTATTGGGTTTCCTGCACTGAAAAATGGGGAATTTCTGGCTGAGGAAATAGAGAGTTTCCTAAAAAATTATCGCGCCTCTGGTTTACCTAAAACCAACGACGCGATCGCATCCTGGGAACTAATATGTAATTACCATATGGGCGGCTATGCCAAGGTGAACGATGAGTTATTACTATTTACCCAGCAGTTCACCCAAGAACACGGCATACCTCTTGATTATGTCTACACCGCCAAAATGTTTTATGGTGTTATGGATTTACTCAAACAGGGATTTTTTCCCCCAGGCGCACGTCTATTGTTAATACATACAGGTGGGTTACAAGGTAATCTGGGGAAGGTCTAG
- a CDS encoding biotin/lipoate A/B protein ligase family protein: protein MAIDSWLLEQHQTGNHPPTLRFYTWSPAAISLGYHQRQYPQFWENLTWQGEKLDIVRRPSGGRAVLHQGDLTYTVVTSGLVGDRLQAYQKICEFLIQGWRSLGVELHYGTAGRGYIHNPNCFGTATGADLVLSDGGKLIGSAQLRRAGAILQHGSMRINQDAELFAQVFGAESWTQVQLPQNLTVETIITALMRAASDRFEMELLIQPLSPSEWEDILAKLHPGTKHH from the coding sequence ATGGCAATTGACAGCTGGTTACTAGAACAGCACCAGACTGGAAACCATCCCCCAACACTGCGATTTTATACTTGGTCGCCAGCCGCGATTTCTTTGGGCTATCATCAACGCCAATATCCACAATTCTGGGAAAATTTAACTTGGCAAGGTGAAAAATTAGATATTGTACGCCGTCCTAGTGGTGGCAGGGCAGTATTGCACCAAGGCGATTTAACTTATACTGTCGTTACATCTGGATTAGTAGGCGATCGCTTGCAAGCATACCAAAAAATTTGTGAGTTTTTAATTCAAGGTTGGCGATCGCTCGGCGTAGAATTGCACTATGGTACTGCTGGACGAGGCTATATTCATAACCCTAACTGTTTTGGGACTGCGACTGGTGCAGATTTAGTCCTAAGCGATGGCGGTAAACTCATTGGTAGCGCACAACTGCGACGCGCTGGGGCAATTTTACAACATGGTTCCATGCGGATCAACCAAGATGCGGAATTATTTGCACAGGTATTTGGTGCAGAATCTTGGACGCAGGTACAATTACCCCAAAATTTGACTGTAGAAACAATTATTACAGCTTTAATGAGAGCCGCAAGCGATCGCTTTGAGATGGAATTACTTATACAACCCCTTTCACCATCAGAGTGGGAGGATATTTTAGCCAAGCTACATCCGGGAACCAAACACCATTAA